A window of Halobacillus naozhouensis genomic DNA:
ATATAAAAAAGTTAAGAGATACAGGGATGGTGTATTCGCGACGGGATAGAAATACGATTTATTTCTACTTAGATGAAAAGAAACTGGAATTTATGGCCACAGCGATTTTACGAATGGGAGATGAGACCGTGAAGAAAGACGAACTGCATGTAAACGAAGCTGAACAGCGCAAAATTCTCAACAACTTTATAACAGAAGAAGGCATGTTAAAACAGATGCCAAGTCAACTGAAGAAGAAACTTGTGATTTTGTCATACTTCGTTCAAGGGTTTGAACGAGGAACAGTTTATGAAGAGCACGAAGTAAACGACTATATTAAACAGTTTTATGGGGATTATGCAACCATGAGACGCGAATGGATTATGCAACAGTTTATGTATCGTGAGAATAATAAATATGAGCTTAATCCAGAAGAAATGTGGCCAATGGTTGTAAAAAGGTGATCACGCTGTCACCTTTTTTTATTTGGGTAACTAATTAGATGGTTGTCTAATTTAAGGGGGGAAGGGTTATTTTTCTTCATCACCATTCTTACAAGTATTTATTTTACTCAGGTATTGTTAACGGGGTGGGGGATCGGTTCAGCCAGGTGGCTGTATTAGCTTTATTGCTGGAATTAACAGGGTCTGGTTTAGCGGTAGGTATTTTAATGGGGATGCGTGTTTTGCCTTACTTGATTTTGTCTCCTGTTGCAGGAAAATTCGCAGATATTTGGGATCGCCGCAAGATGATGATGGTGACAGATATAGCCAGAGTCCCTTTTGCCTTTTCGTTCCTCTTCGTTCAATCGCAAGATGATCTCTGGATTCTCTATAGCAGTATGTTTGTCTTAGCTTGCGGAGAAGCCATTTATCAACCGGTTAGAAAAAGCAGTATTGGTGTGTTGGTCGAAGAGCAGCATTACGCCAAAGTAAATGGATTCGAACAAGTGGTCATCGGGATTGTGCTTATTATCGGTTCAATTACAGGCGGACTGGTTGCTTTTTTAATCGGAAAAGATGTGGCGTTTATCCTTAATGGATGTACGTTCATGGCCGCCGCGTCTCTCATTTATCCTCTTAAGTTTAAACGGCAGAAGTCGCAACAGTCACCGGCAATACCCGTTCAAAAGCCCCGAGCCAAACTGGATCCTATGGTTCTATTCATCGTGGTCATCCTGGGGGTTAGTGCTGGATTGGATGGTTTATTTAACATACTGATCAGTTACTACGGAGCAGAAACGTTCAATTTGGGTGAGTTAGGAATCGGTCTGCTTTATGGAGCATTAGGAATAGGCCTGGTGATGAGTTTCTTTATTTCTAAGCAAGTGAAAGGGAAAATGCTCCTCATCGGAATCATTACAATTGGAATGGAAGGAGTATTACAAATGTTGGCCAGTCAAGCTTCTGTAATATGGGCGGCTGCTCTAGCTTTTACAGGGATTTCACTTTTTGGCGGGGTAGGAGCTGCATGCTTTGATACTTTGGTGATGGCCCGGACGCCGAAATCCGATCAAGGAAGAGTATTCGGGTTCATCGAGTCGTTAACGAATGTCGTGATTGGACTGGCGATGTTTGGGTCCGGATGGCTTCTCGATTCGTTTGCTGCTAGGCAGGTGGGGTTTATCGGCGGAATCGCTGCTATTGGGTCAATGGTTTTATTTATAGTCTTATATAGTTTTTATTTTCACAAAATTATAGAAAATTCTCGAAAAATGGTAAAAAAATATGAAAAAAGGTCGATAAAACATACAGAAGAGTAAAGGGGGAGAGTAAGTGAAGCTATTAAAAAAAAGTTATGGATTTTTTACGAAGAGAATCCAACGACAGATTCTTTTTCCATTTTTATTTTTAATTTTATTAACAGGATTTGTAGTAGCTGGAACGAGTTATTGGTTTAGTTTGAACAACATGAAGGAAACGATGACGAAGAACGTCGAACAACAAATGACTATGATGAGTGATTCATTTGATACCTTGTTTGACAGCATCAGTCACAACGTGAATCGTTATGCAGAAGATAATCAGCTAGCGAATCCACAGGAAATGAGCGAGGACATTCTTGCGAGTTTTGCAAGTACCAAAGAAGCTAACCCATACATTTTAAATATTTATATGGGCGACAAGGATACGAAGGATATGTTTATCTTTCCCGAAACCGAGCTAGGCTCAGACTATGATCCGACAACGCGCCCCTGGTTTACAAAGTCGGTAGAGCAGACAGGTGAAGTCATCTGGACAGAGCCCTACACAGATGCTGCGACAGGCGATACGATCGTAAGTGCTGCCCGGGCAATCGAACAAAATGGCAGTGTTACCGGAGTTTTTTCGATCGATTTTACGGTGAATACGTTATTTAACATGATCGAGAAAGTAGAGGTGGGGCAGACAGGTGACGCGATGTTACTTAGTGAAACAGGGATTTATCTGGCGCATCCAAACGAAGAGATGATCGGTAAAACGGCTGAGAAAGCACCTTTTTATGACACATTAATGTCAAGTGAAGCGGGGTCTTATGAGTACAGTAAAGGTGGAAAACAGAAAATTATTGCCTTTGCCACCAATCCTAAAACAGGATGGAAAATGGCCGGGACGGTGAATGTATCAGACTTTGTGGCCCAGGCCAACACGATTATTTTACCGATCGTGATTGTGCTCGCGATTGTGATTTTAATTTCCCTGGGGATAGCCGTATTAGTGACGCGTTATCTTACCAAACCGATCAAGCACTTGCAGAAATTAATGAATAAAGCCGGGCAAGGGGATTTTGCCATTGCGGTAAAAATTGTTCGAAATGATGAAATTGGTGAACTGTCAGAGGATTTTGAGAGAATGATGGCATCGATTCGTGAACTGATTGCAAACGTGAAATCGTCTTCTAATCTTGTAAGCAGTTCTGCTGAAAATGTAGTCGCCAATGCCGAGCAGAACGCAGCTGCTTCGAACGAGATTTCCCGGGCAATACAAGATATCGCAAGTGGAGCTCAGTCTCAGGCGGAGTACATGGAAAGCAGTGTCAATTCATCCCAAACACTCGCTTCAACCATTAACGATGTCGTCACTCAAAGTGAACGAATTAAAACGCAGTCTGATGAGTTGCTCGATCGCTCTGAAGAAGCGAAATCGATCGTTGAGAAGCTGCGCAGCCACTCTAATCAAACGACAAACATGACAACTGAAATGAAAGAATCGATTCATGAATTACAAGATAGTTCAGAAAATATTAATCAGGTCGTAAGCACGATTTCTGGGATTGCCGGGCAGACGAATTTGCTGGCCCTAAATGCCGCTATTGAAGCAGCCAGAGCCGGAGAAGCCGGAAAAGGATTTGCTGTCGTAGCTGAAGAAGTGAGGAAGCTGGCTGAACAGTCGGAATCAGCTCTGACCGATGTTGCGAAAATGATCCATCATATGCAAACCCGAACAGCAGCGATCGTAGAGTTGATCGAACAAACTGGGGATGTCGTGGTAGAGCAAGAGCAATCTGTGAATGCGACCGAGCAATCCTTCGAAGGCGTGTTTGCGAATATTTCTGATAACGTTCAGTCCATTAACCAGATTATTTCTTCCATGAAGCAAATGGATAAGGAGAAGAATCAACTTGTGGCGACGATTGATGAGATTAGTTCTGTAACGGAAGAAACAGCGGCAGGGGCAGAGCAAGTGTCAGCCTCCATTCAGGAAAGCAATTCTGCGATGGAACAGCTCAACCACTTGGCTGAGGAACTGGAGAATGTCGCCTCATCAATGAACGATTCCTTGCAGAATTTCAAGTTAGATAAGGACCATGGCGCAGAAGGGGAAGTTGTACCATTAGAGAAAGATAACAAGTGGGGCCAAAAAGCAGGATAATTTTTAAATGTGACCCGATCACGGGTCACATTTTTAATTCTTTAGAGGTTTGAAAACTAGGTAAACAGGGAACTTTTCAGTAAATTGTTCGAAGTGGAGGGGGCTTATGATCTAACTATTCTGCCAATTGGATGTTGCAGCAGGGAGAATCTTAATCTCGCTGCGGAGTGGTCTCTTTTGATTGGCGTGATAAATGATTACTTAAAGAAGGAGGAACTACAATTGTTAGAACGTGACCATACAGTAGTAACAATTAATGAAAAGGAATATTTAGCAGATCCAGGTCAAAACCTTGTGGAACTGCTTAACACAACGGATGAGAATGTACCGCAGATTTGTTACAACGAGTCACTAGGGCCAATTGAGACATGCGATACTTGCATTGTTCAAGTTAATGGAGAGCTGGTGCGAGCTTGTGGAACGAAAGTAGAAGCGGGGATGAAGGTTCAAACGAAACTGCCTCATGTACATAAAGCACAGAAAGAGTCGTTGGACCGTATCTTAGAAAATCATGAGCTTTACTGCACGGTATGTGATTACAATAACGGTTCATGTGAAATCCATAATACGATGGCGGAATTTGGCCTCGAGCACCAGTCCAGACCATTTGAACCCAAGCCGTACAATCGCGATGAATCCGGTTCCTTTTATCGGTATGATCCGGATCAATGTATACTTTGCGGGCGTTGTGTGGAAGTATGTCAGGATATCGAAGTTAACGAGACCCTGACAATTGATTGGGAACGCCAGGAGCCGCGCGTTATTTGGGATAATGATGTGCCGATTGATCAATCCTCCTGTGTCAATTGCGGTCAGTGTGCCACGGTCTGTCCTTGTAATGCCATTATGGAAAAAGGAATGGAAGGGGAGGCCGGATTTCTTACGGACCAGCAGCCAGGGATTTTAAGGTCGATGATCGAATTAACGAAGAAAGCTGAAACAGGTTATGGCCCCCTTTTTGCCGTATCAGATACGGAAGCGGAAATGCGTGAAGAGCGGATTAAGAAGACGAAAACGGTTTGTACCTATTGTGGTGTCGGATGTTCGTTTGATGTGTGGACAAAGGATCGGAAAGTTCTTAAAGTCGAACCGAGTGCCGAATCTCCAGCCAATGGGATTTCCACGTGTGTGAAAGGGAAGTTTGGCTGGGATTACGTCAATAGTGAAGATCGCTTAACGAAACCGTTGATCCGCAGAGGTGATTCGTTTGAAGAGGTCGAATGGAATGAGGCCATTGCTTATGTCGCTGAACGAATCAAAGAAATTAAAGCAGAAAAAGGTGCAGATGATTTAGGATTTATCTCTTCTTCTAAAGCCACGAATGAAGAGTCTTACCTTATGCAGAAACTGTCCCGGCAAGTCATTGGGACGAATAACGTGGACAATTGTTCCCGTTATTGTCAATCTCCAGCCACTAAAGGATTATTCAGAACGGTAGGACATGGAGGAGATTCCGGTTCGATCGACGATATCGCCAAAGCAGACCTCGTCATCACGATCGGTTCCAATACGGCGGAGTCACACCCTGTGCTGGCTTCCAGAATCAAACGGTCTCAAAAGCTGTTTGGCCAGAAACTCTATGTCTTTGACCTAAGAAAATATGAAATGGCTACAAGAGCTGATCGCTTTTATCAGCCAAATTCCGGAACAGATTTAGTGTGGCTGTCGGCGATAACGAAGTATATTTTAGATCAGGGATTAGAAGATAAAACATTCCTAGACGAATGGGTCAATGGTTTTGATGAATACAGAGAAAGCCTGGAACCATTTACGATGGACTATGCCTCGGATTTAACGGGCATCCCGAAAGAGGAACTTATGGAAGTAGCCGAAGAAATAGCTTCATCCGAACGTGTAGCCATTTGCTGGGCAATGGGAGTGACGCAGCATACCCGTGGAAGTGATACGAGTACCGCGATTTCAAACTTGCTGCTGGTTACGGGTAACTATATGAAGCCGGGCTGCGGTGCATATCCACTAAGAGGCCATAATAATGTTCAAGGCTGCAGTGACTTTGGCAGCATGCCGAACTTCTTCCCAGGTTATGAGAAAACAGAAGACGACGAGGTTCGCAAGCGTTATGAACAAGCGTGGGGTGTCGACCTTCCAAAAGAACCGGGAAAAGATAATCACCAGATGATTGAAGCGATCCATGATGACAATCTTAGTGCCATGTATGTAATGGGTGAGGACACAGGAATAGTAGATGCTAATATTAACTATGTAACCGCCGCCTTTGAAAAACTCGATCTCTTTATTGTCCAGGATCTGTTTTTAACCAAAACAGCTGAGTATGCAGATGTGGTGTTACCTGCGTCACCGAGCCTCGAGAAAGAGGGCACCTTTACGAATACAGAACGCCGTATCCAGCGGTTATACAAATCCCTGGACCCTCTCCCTGGATCTAAACCAGATTGGGAGATTCTCCAGCTGATTGCGAAAGAGCTTGGGCATGACTGGGGCTATGAGCATCCTGGTGAGATAATGGAGGAAGCGGCCAGCCTGACTCCACTGTTTGCCGGCGTATCGTATGAACGATTAGAAGGGTATAAATCCTTGCAATGGCCAGTTGCTGAAGATGGAACAGATGAGCCGCTTCTGTTTCTGGATGGGTTCCCTTTTGACGATAAAAAAGCGAAGTTGTTCCCGCTGGATTATGAACTGGAATACAAGACGACAGAAAAATATGATTTACACGTAAATAACGGTCGTATCCTTGAACATTTCCATGAAGGGAATATGACTTATAAGTCTGAAGGGATTACGAGGAAAACACCAAGTGCCTGGATCGAGGTTTCAGAAAAACTAGCGAAAGAACGCGACCTGAACGAGGGTGCAACTGTGAAGTTATACTCTGATGCTGGGGAAGCTGAGGGTGTTGTGACCATTACAGATCGAGTCAGAGGCAAGGAACTGTACATTCCGTTAAATGATAATGGAAAATCAGCGATTAATTTCTTGACAGATAACAGCGTAGATAAGGATAGTAATACGCCGGCCTACAAAGAAATAGCGGTTTACATGGAAGTCGTGAAGAAAGAAGGAAAGTCACCGATCCCTCCTAATAACCATCGAAGAGGAAATCCTGTTCCCCAAATCAGTGTGCAAGTTCAGAAGAAGTGGGAGCGTAATGATTATGAATTCCCAGGAAATCAGGTGAATAAGAATGGCTAAGTCGATCAGAAGTGTGAAACCGATGGAAGTGCCTCGGGAGGAACAAATCGAAAAAGATGTTTCTGAAGTAAAAGAAGCAGTTGCTGATAATAAGGATGCCATATTAAAAGGGATTAAACTGCTGAAGGCGTTAGAAGAAGGCGGGACGCTCGATTCCGCCTACGCCTTCACGAAGAAGAAGAAAGAGGCTTTAGGTTATGTGGCCAATGAATTAAACAAAGAGCAGTATACTCCATTGATTGAGAACTTACCGGAGCTGGTTTTCCTGCTCGGCGAACTTGATGTGAAATCGTT
This region includes:
- a CDS encoding metalloregulator ArsR/SmtB family transcription factor, with amino-acid sequence MQLNKMVDFHKAVGDPTRLRIVSLLLHGPLHGQAIAQKLGLRPPTITHHIKKLRDTGMVYSRRDRNTIYFYLDEKKLEFMATAILRMGDETVKKDELHVNEAEQRKILNNFITEEGMLKQMPSQLKKKLVILSYFVQGFERGTVYEEHEVNDYIKQFYGDYATMRREWIMQQFMYRENNKYELNPEEMWPMVVKR
- a CDS encoding methyl-accepting chemotaxis protein yields the protein MKLLKKSYGFFTKRIQRQILFPFLFLILLTGFVVAGTSYWFSLNNMKETMTKNVEQQMTMMSDSFDTLFDSISHNVNRYAEDNQLANPQEMSEDILASFASTKEANPYILNIYMGDKDTKDMFIFPETELGSDYDPTTRPWFTKSVEQTGEVIWTEPYTDAATGDTIVSAARAIEQNGSVTGVFSIDFTVNTLFNMIEKVEVGQTGDAMLLSETGIYLAHPNEEMIGKTAEKAPFYDTLMSSEAGSYEYSKGGKQKIIAFATNPKTGWKMAGTVNVSDFVAQANTIILPIVIVLAIVILISLGIAVLVTRYLTKPIKHLQKLMNKAGQGDFAIAVKIVRNDEIGELSEDFERMMASIRELIANVKSSSNLVSSSAENVVANAEQNAAASNEISRAIQDIASGAQSQAEYMESSVNSSQTLASTINDVVTQSERIKTQSDELLDRSEEAKSIVEKLRSHSNQTTNMTTEMKESIHELQDSSENINQVVSTISGIAGQTNLLALNAAIEAARAGEAGKGFAVVAEEVRKLAEQSESALTDVAKMIHHMQTRTAAIVELIEQTGDVVVEQEQSVNATEQSFEGVFANISDNVQSINQIISSMKQMDKEKNQLVATIDEISSVTEETAAGAEQVSASIQESNSAMEQLNHLAEELENVASSMNDSLQNFKLDKDHGAEGEVVPLEKDNKWGQKAG
- a CDS encoding MFS transporter codes for the protein MGDRFSQVAVLALLLELTGSGLAVGILMGMRVLPYLILSPVAGKFADIWDRRKMMMVTDIARVPFAFSFLFVQSQDDLWILYSSMFVLACGEAIYQPVRKSSIGVLVEEQHYAKVNGFEQVVIGIVLIIGSITGGLVAFLIGKDVAFILNGCTFMAAASLIYPLKFKRQKSQQSPAIPVQKPRAKLDPMVLFIVVILGVSAGLDGLFNILISYYGAETFNLGELGIGLLYGALGIGLVMSFFISKQVKGKMLLIGIITIGMEGVLQMLASQASVIWAAALAFTGISLFGGVGAACFDTLVMARTPKSDQGRVFGFIESLTNVVIGLAMFGSGWLLDSFAARQVGFIGGIAAIGSMVLFIVLYSFYFHKIIENSRKMVKKYEKRSIKHTEE
- a CDS encoding DUF1641 domain-containing protein, with amino-acid sequence MAKSIRSVKPMEVPREEQIEKDVSEVKEAVADNKDAILKGIKLLKALEEGGTLDSAYAFTKKKKEALGYVANELNKEQYTPLIENLPELVFLLGELDVKSLRELTDRVNQGIEQMNTEDPAKKTSVFDLAKALKDPEINRSITMMMQFLKGMGRR
- the fdhF gene encoding formate dehydrogenase subunit alpha, whose product is MLERDHTVVTINEKEYLADPGQNLVELLNTTDENVPQICYNESLGPIETCDTCIVQVNGELVRACGTKVEAGMKVQTKLPHVHKAQKESLDRILENHELYCTVCDYNNGSCEIHNTMAEFGLEHQSRPFEPKPYNRDESGSFYRYDPDQCILCGRCVEVCQDIEVNETLTIDWERQEPRVIWDNDVPIDQSSCVNCGQCATVCPCNAIMEKGMEGEAGFLTDQQPGILRSMIELTKKAETGYGPLFAVSDTEAEMREERIKKTKTVCTYCGVGCSFDVWTKDRKVLKVEPSAESPANGISTCVKGKFGWDYVNSEDRLTKPLIRRGDSFEEVEWNEAIAYVAERIKEIKAEKGADDLGFISSSKATNEESYLMQKLSRQVIGTNNVDNCSRYCQSPATKGLFRTVGHGGDSGSIDDIAKADLVITIGSNTAESHPVLASRIKRSQKLFGQKLYVFDLRKYEMATRADRFYQPNSGTDLVWLSAITKYILDQGLEDKTFLDEWVNGFDEYRESLEPFTMDYASDLTGIPKEELMEVAEEIASSERVAICWAMGVTQHTRGSDTSTAISNLLLVTGNYMKPGCGAYPLRGHNNVQGCSDFGSMPNFFPGYEKTEDDEVRKRYEQAWGVDLPKEPGKDNHQMIEAIHDDNLSAMYVMGEDTGIVDANINYVTAAFEKLDLFIVQDLFLTKTAEYADVVLPASPSLEKEGTFTNTERRIQRLYKSLDPLPGSKPDWEILQLIAKELGHDWGYEHPGEIMEEAASLTPLFAGVSYERLEGYKSLQWPVAEDGTDEPLLFLDGFPFDDKKAKLFPLDYELEYKTTEKYDLHVNNGRILEHFHEGNMTYKSEGITRKTPSAWIEVSEKLAKERDLNEGATVKLYSDAGEAEGVVTITDRVRGKELYIPLNDNGKSAINFLTDNSVDKDSNTPAYKEIAVYMEVVKKEGKSPIPPNNHRRGNPVPQISVQVQKKWERNDYEFPGNQVNKNG